A single window of Neurospora crassa OR74A linkage group VII, whole genome shotgun sequence DNA harbors:
- a CDS encoding LYR family protein produces MSTRPAVLSLYRRSLKLSLDWAVNRQLWRGQALYIRSLFEKNRDVHDPRQLRVLLRETEKLLEHWKHPDPFVPPLSPGGSKYERNLSAHVLDPPPPLRF; encoded by the exons ATGTCGACGCGACCGGCTGTCTT GTCCCTTTACCGACGCTCACTGAAGCTCTCGCTCGACTGGGCTGTCAATCGCCAACTATGGCGCGGCCAGGCCCTCTACATTCGCTCCCTGTTCGAAAAGAACCGCGACGTCCACGATCCTAGGCAACTACGG GTGCTCTTGAGAGAGACGGAGAAGCTCCTGGAGCATTGGAAACATCCCGACCCCTTTGTTCCTCCACTTTCTCCCGGAG GTTCAAAATACGAGAGGAACCTGTCTGCTCACGTTCTGGACC CTCCTCCGCCGCTCAGGTTCTGA
- the hH2A gene encoding histone H2A, with amino-acid sequence MTGGGKSGGKASGSKNAQSRSSKAGLAFPVGRVHRLLRKGNYAQRVGAGAPVYLAAVLEYLAAEILELAGNAARDNKKTRIIPRHLQLAIRNDEELNKLLGHVTIAQGGVLPNIHQNLLPKKTGKTGKNASQEL; translated from the exons ATGACTGGAGGCGGCAAGTCCGGCGGCAAGGCCAGCGGTTCCAAGAACGCGCAATC CCGTTCTTCCAAGGCTGGTCTCGCTTTCCCCGTCGGTCGTGTCCATCGTCTCCTCCGCAAGGGCAACTACGCCCAGCGTGTTGGTGCCGGCGCTCCCGTCTACCTCGCCGCTGTTCTCGAGTACCTCGCTGCCGAAATTCTTGAGCTTGCTGGCAACGCTGCTCGCGACAACAAGAAGACTCGTATCATTCCCCGTCACCTTCAGCTCGCCATCCGCAACGATGAGGAGTTGAACAAGCTTCTTGGCCACGTCACCATTGCCCAGGGTGGTGTTCTCCCCAACATTCACCAAA ATCTCCTTCCTAAGAAGACCGGCAAGACTGGCAAGAACGCGAGTCAAGAACTTTAA